One window of the Populus nigra chromosome 4, ddPopNigr1.1, whole genome shotgun sequence genome contains the following:
- the LOC133690802 gene encoding agamous-like MADS-box protein AP3 isoform X2, with translation MARGKIQIKKIENSTNRQVTYSKRRNGLFKKAHELTVLCDAEVSLVMVSCTDKVHDYTSPSTTTKRIFDQYQQTKGIDLWSSHYKIMKENLEKLKEVNMKIRREMRQRMGQCLNDLSFQDLQSLESDMESAWRVIHDRADRVLTNQIETSKKKARNVEQINRKLQVELEAMDQDPYGLVVNGGDYNSVMGF, from the exons ATGGCAAGAGGGAAGATCCAGATCAAGAAGATTGAGAACTCGACTAACAGGCAAGTTACTTACTCCAAAAGACGAAATGGTCTCTTCAAGAAAGCTCATGAGCTCACTGTTCTTTGTGATGCCGAGGTCTCTCTTGTCATGGTTTCTTGCACTGACAAGGTCCACGACTACACTAGCCCCTCCACTAC AACGAAGCGGATATTTGATCAGTATCAGCAGACTAAGGGAATAGATCTTTGGAGCTCCCACTATAAG ATAATGAAAGAGAACTTGGAAAAACTGAAAGAGGTGAACATGAAAATCAGGAGGGAGATGAG GCAGAGGATGGGTCAGTGTTTGAATGATTTGAGCTTTCAGGATCTGCAGAGTCTTGAGAGCGATATGGAAAGTGCTTGGAGGGTTATTCATGACCGTGCG GATCGTGTGCTTACTAATCAGATTGAAACTTCCAAGAAAAAG GCGAGGAATGTGGAGCAAATCAACAGAAAACTTCAAGTGGAACTA GAAGCAATGGATCAAGATCCATACGGCTTGGTTGTCAATGGAGGGGACTACAATTCTGTTATGGGATTTTGA
- the LOC133691973 gene encoding protein SHI RELATED SEQUENCE 5, with translation MAGWFYLGEREGPSSKQDQEKEVNNSSLFLYRSSNEEIYNNNKGFELWPQYYPQQQNMNSFSFGVGPSRRNFSDDHSPRSGFTVMRQGGGLGGGMNCQDCGNQAKKDCPHSRCRTCCKSRGFQCQTHVKSTWVPAAKRRERQQQLAALQQQNQEQQQQQQQQQQFRGENPKRQRENQGGGSSLACTRLATTTSGLEMTAFPPEVNSQAVFRCVKVSALDDAEDQLAYQTAVNIGGHVFRGILYDQGPDGRYTSTGGESSSSGAQQLGLITAATTSTTATTTNTSNPAAGNTLFDPSSLYPAPLNAFIAGTQFFPPPRS, from the exons ATGGCAGGGTGGTTCTATCTAGGTGAGAGAGAAGGGCCATCAAGCAAACAAGATcaagagaaagaagtcaataATAGTAGTTTGTTTTTGTACAGATCATCAAACGAGGAGatctacaacaacaacaaggggTTTGAGTTATGGCCGCAGTATTATCCCCAGCAGCAAAACATGAACAGCTTCTCGTTTGGAGTGGGTCCTAGTCGAAGAAATTTCTCTGATGATCACTCTCCAAGATCAGGTTTTACAGTGATGAGACAAGGAGGAGGCTTAGGGGGAGGAATGAACTGTCAAGACTGCGGGAACCAAGCTAAAAAAGATTGTCCCCATTCGAGATGTAGAACTTGTTGTAAGAGTCGAGGGTTTCAGTGCCAAACACACGTTAAGAGCACTTGGGTCCCTGCTGCTAAAAGGAGAGAAAGGCAGCAACAACTAGCTGCTttgcaacaacaaaatcaagaacagcaacagcaacagcaacagcaacaacagTTTCGAGGAGAGAATCCAAAAAGGCAGAGAGAGAATCAAGGTGGTGGTTCCTCTCTTGCTTGCACTCGTTTAGCCACTACCACGTCAG GGCTTGAAATGACAGCATTTCCACCAGAAGTGAATTCACAAGCCGTATTTCGTTGCGTTAAAGTAAGCGCCCTGGACGATGCAGAAGATCAGTTAGCATATCAAACGGCAGTTAACATTGGAGGCCATGTTTTCAGAGGAATTCTCTACGATCAAGGTCCTGACGGGCGTTACACCAGTACAGGTGGTGAGAGCTCATCCAGTGGAGCACAACAACTTGGTCTTATAACAGCAGCAACAACTAGCACCACAGCAACTACAACAAACACTAGTAATCCAGCTGCTGGCAATACTTTGTTTGATCCGTCTTCTCTATATCCAGCTCCTCTCAATGCTTTTATTGCTGGTACGCAATTCTTCCCACCCCCAAGGTCCTAG
- the LOC133690802 gene encoding agamous-like MADS-box protein AP3 isoform X1, giving the protein MARGKIQIKKIENSTNRQVTYSKRRNGLFKKAHELTVLCDAEVSLVMVSCTDKVHDYTSPSTTTKRIFDQYQQTKGIDLWSSHYKIMKENLEKLKEVNMKIRREMRQRMGQCLNDLSFQDLQSLESDMESAWRVIHDRADRVLTNQIETSKKKARNVEQINRKLQVELVSMELQRARQVVEIILLTENLEANVSLFVMKEAMDQDPYGLVVNGGDYNSVMGF; this is encoded by the exons ATGGCAAGAGGGAAGATCCAGATCAAGAAGATTGAGAACTCGACTAACAGGCAAGTTACTTACTCCAAAAGACGAAATGGTCTCTTCAAGAAAGCTCATGAGCTCACTGTTCTTTGTGATGCCGAGGTCTCTCTTGTCATGGTTTCTTGCACTGACAAGGTCCACGACTACACTAGCCCCTCCACTAC AACGAAGCGGATATTTGATCAGTATCAGCAGACTAAGGGAATAGATCTTTGGAGCTCCCACTATAAG ATAATGAAAGAGAACTTGGAAAAACTGAAAGAGGTGAACATGAAAATCAGGAGGGAGATGAG GCAGAGGATGGGTCAGTGTTTGAATGATTTGAGCTTTCAGGATCTGCAGAGTCTTGAGAGCGATATGGAAAGTGCTTGGAGGGTTATTCATGACCGTGCG GATCGTGTGCTTACTAATCAGATTGAAACTTCCAAGAAAAAG GCGAGGAATGTGGAGCAAATCAACAGAAAACTTCAAGTGGAACTAGTAAGTATGGAGCTCCAACGAGCTAGACAGGTAGTAGAGATTATATTATTAACGGAAAATCTTGAAGCAAATGTTTCACTTTTTGTTATGAAGGAAGCAATGGATCAAGATCCATACGGCTTGGTTGTCAATGGAGGGGACTACAATTCTGTTATGGGATTTTGA